From Amycolatopsis sp. cg9, one genomic window encodes:
- a CDS encoding class I SAM-dependent methyltransferase codes for MRPPPVKGTNVTQASTTVGEVFERLLGPRATVSITAYDGSSSGPADAPVAIRVCSPLALDYLMSSPGDLGLARAYVAGALEVSGDLYTALHALSAQVDQLTPADRLWLLRKLGPGHLRLVKPPAEEHPSRFRRGLTALRHSKERDSEAIASHYDVSNRFYELVLGPSMAYTCAVFPTADASLEEAQANKFDLVCRKLGLKPGMRLLDVGCGWGGMVAHAVRHYGVEALGVTLSREQAQWAQKNVVALGLADRAEIRHLDYRDVTETGFDAISSIGLTEHIGARNVPGYFRFLAGKLKPHGRLLNHCITNPDTSVAHRSRGFIDRYVFPDGELEAPGEIVTAMHDSGLEVRHSENLREHYALTLAGWCANLDEHWDEAVGEAGAGRSRVWALYLAACRLAFERREIELHQVLGVRTDSAGGMGLPLRPDWGV; via the coding sequence ATGCGTCCGCCGCCGGTGAAAGGAACGAACGTGACCCAGGCAAGCACCACGGTCGGCGAGGTCTTCGAGCGGCTCCTCGGCCCTCGCGCCACCGTGTCGATCACCGCCTACGACGGCAGCAGCAGCGGCCCCGCCGACGCCCCCGTGGCCATCCGGGTGTGCTCGCCGCTGGCGCTCGACTACCTCATGTCCTCCCCCGGCGACCTCGGCCTGGCCCGCGCGTACGTCGCCGGCGCGCTGGAGGTCTCCGGCGACCTGTACACCGCGCTGCACGCGCTGTCGGCCCAGGTCGACCAGCTGACGCCGGCCGACCGGCTGTGGCTGCTGCGCAAGCTCGGCCCCGGCCACCTGCGGCTGGTCAAGCCGCCCGCCGAGGAGCACCCGAGCCGGTTCCGCCGCGGGCTGACGGCGCTGCGGCACTCGAAGGAGCGCGACAGCGAGGCCATCGCCAGCCACTACGACGTCTCGAACCGCTTCTACGAGCTCGTCCTCGGTCCCTCGATGGCCTACACCTGCGCGGTGTTCCCGACCGCGGACGCCTCGCTGGAGGAGGCGCAGGCCAACAAGTTCGACCTGGTCTGCCGCAAGCTCGGCCTCAAGCCCGGGATGCGGCTGCTCGACGTCGGCTGCGGCTGGGGCGGGATGGTCGCGCACGCCGTCCGGCACTACGGCGTCGAAGCGCTCGGTGTCACACTTTCGCGTGAACAAGCGCAGTGGGCGCAGAAGAACGTCGTCGCCCTCGGCCTGGCCGACCGCGCCGAGATCCGCCACCTGGACTACCGGGACGTCACCGAAACGGGGTTCGACGCGATCTCCTCGATCGGCCTGACCGAGCACATCGGGGCGCGCAACGTGCCCGGCTACTTCCGCTTCCTGGCCGGCAAGCTCAAGCCGCACGGACGGCTGCTCAACCACTGCATCACCAACCCGGACACCAGCGTCGCCCACCGCTCGCGCGGGTTCATCGACCGCTACGTCTTCCCGGACGGCGAGCTGGAAGCCCCTGGTGAGATCGTCACGGCGATGCACGACAGCGGCCTGGAGGTGCGGCACTCGGAGAACCTCCGGGAGCACTACGCGCTGACGCTGGCCGGGTGGTGCGCGAACCTCGACGAGCACTGGGACGAGGCCGTCGGCGAGGCCGGCGCCGGGCGCAGCCGCGTGTGGGCGCTCTACCTCGCGGCCTGCCGGCTGGCCTTCGAACGACGGGAGATCGAGCTGCACCAGGTCCTGGGCGTGCGCACCGACAGCGCGGGCGGGATGGGCCTGCCGCTGCGGCCTGACTGGGGGGTTTGA
- a CDS encoding cold-shock protein produces the protein MAQGSVKWFNGEKGFGFIAQDGGGPDVFVHYSEIQGTGFKSLDEGQRVEFEIGQGQKGPQAQRVSVI, from the coding sequence ATGGCTCAGGGCAGTGTCAAGTGGTTCAACGGTGAAAAGGGCTTCGGCTTCATCGCCCAGGACGGCGGGGGCCCGGACGTGTTCGTCCACTACTCCGAGATCCAGGGCACCGGCTTCAAGTCGCTCGACGAGGGCCAGCGCGTCGAGTTCGAAATCGGCCAGGGCCAGAAGGGCCCGCAGGCCCAGCGCGTAAGCGTCATCTGA